In the genome of Egicoccus sp. AB-alg2, the window GGCGAGGGGTTCGAGGAAGGACTGCTGACCAACGTCGCCAACCCGATCTCCGGGTTGTTCGCCGGCATCCTGTTCACCGTGCTGGTGCAGTCGTCGTCGGTGTCGACGTCGGCCATCGTGGGGCTGGTCGGGGCCGGCACGCTGTCGGTGCCGCTGGCCGTGCCGATGATCATGGGCGCCAACATCGGCACGACGGTCACCAACACGCTCGCCTCCCTGGGCAACATCCGTCGCTCCGACGAGTTCCGTCGCGGCTTCGCCGGCGCGACGATGCACGACTTCTTCAACGTGCTCGCGGTGGCCGTCCTGCTGCCGATCGAGTTGATGACCGGCTTCCTCGCCAACATCGCCGAGGCGCTGACCGAGCGCCTGCGCGGGGCCGAGGTCTCCGAGGTCGGCACCAGCCCGATCCGCACGGCGGTGAAGGCGCCGATCGGGTTGGTCGAAGCCTTCTTCGACGGTGATCCGTTCGGCGGCCGGTTCGCCGGCGTGGTCTTCCTCGCACTCGGCCTGGGGCTGATCTTCCTGGCGCTGGGGCTCATCACGCGCAACATGCGCGAGCTGGTGGCCGGCGGCGTGGAGC includes:
- a CDS encoding Na/Pi symporter — encoded protein: MVESSARAAARRELPTPLRALLVLVLLYAFLVGVGLLETGIAALGEGFEEGLLTNVANPISGLFAGILFTVLVQSSSVSTSAIVGLVGAGTLSVPLAVPMIMGANIGTTVTNTLASLGNIRRSDEFRRGFAGATMHDFFNVLAVAVLLPIELMTGFLANIAEALTERLRGAEVSEVGTSPIRTAVKAPIGLVEAFFDGDPFGGRFAGVVFLALGLGLIFLALGLITRNMRELVAGGVERAMNKLVGRGGGAMGILVGIAVTVSVQSSTITTSILVPLVAAGILTLPNAYPITLGANVGTTITALLASLAVLRPEGLTIALVHTLFNVIALAVLYPVPRLRLLPVRLAEGLAGLAVRRRSVVFGYVLGLFLVVPLLGVFLIP